The proteins below come from a single Tachypleus tridentatus isolate NWPU-2018 chromosome 13, ASM421037v1, whole genome shotgun sequence genomic window:
- the LOC143237395 gene encoding endoplasmic reticulum membrane sensor NFE2L1-like isoform X1 yields MIGYKKIMNSELLQLALVVSLLRLNPESYLHLMNTGPEVHEIFLGQSSAYTQSHFHNLNNGMFGYIHPKAVDLHSIDTASMLMDLNALGRYCRFQDFQNVVITFIANTENLEPENLQSSTTSSNSNAIHSENMSVIQSESQEAIEVTRNRPMANVDPVAEHQSNGLLCVDTTENQVGLELSGTELTAEDMDLIEVLWKQDIDLGVSRDVFDGTAASGNDKVKQVEQLKYQELEKDKETDTDDSLSSLYNPWEGLAYSIDSETGEHIIPTSQPQNESIGKEVDEPEHFTLEDETFQQIAEELNRLPVEEAFRLFNNGAFNHTDENDNCETLSSFPDVLSEDQEDLIQELKQFDDLLYKTCGNNEDNAEQTDVHPNMQNCWQNFTSTFPFMPIASDELGPTSSLDTKSYLCESNSSLVEMSFDTQENMNNQYSGVLLHNASLGPPAPDLTDCTYPAYPHSDTSDVGSAVATSLSTLANSTNPMSDGTIGVMYEQDFPEFMYPNNASMPTTTNQTELFLTDLLTDEGLEPMEKAVSNETIRYSTHMDAKEKQIDTLSDSAVSLMGSDSVPSTPDVEWLDSCSDSSSHHNDQEISFNMELNHSLALSSELNRGVDPVDLSGTNHPLVAQKKYKFFGRRLQKFENQGSDIEDPHPPEQTIKNQEYLTVNDQAKISANNPHPYTSTSGEKNLEHDLEICSASSSGNNHEDGIPSSAHHNHTYHLPLDERNCSQKPIMRDKFKAHLEEQSERKTDESNARALKLPISVDEIINLPIDDFNKKVSNYELNEPQFALIRDIRRRGKNKVAARNCRKRKLDQIMDLEKELNLLRDEKNELKTERQRMLSFRQQAQDKYTQFYEYIMKGSSTAPAPHGPPDFASTSSQEFGSFSISGNSTREGDSSPEDCKGARMKRKANKK; encoded by the exons ATGATTGGGTACAAAAAGATAATGAATTCAGAGCTTTTACAGCTGGCTCTGGTTGTCAGCCTTCTTCGGTTAAATCCAGAGTCATATTTGCACTTGATGAACACTGGACCAGAAGTACATGAAATTTTTCTTGGACAAAGCTCAGCATACACCCAGTCTCATTTCCACAACTTGAATAATGGTATGTTTGGATATATTCATCCAAAAGCAGTGGATCTTCACAGCATTGATACAGCTTCGATGTTAATGGATCTGAATGCTCTTGGCAGATATTGTAGGTTCCAAGATTTTCAAAATGTTGTAATTACGTTTATAGCAAATACAGAGAATCTTGAACCTGAAAATTTGCAGTCATCAACCACTTCAAGCAATTCTAATGCAATTCATAGTGAAAATATGAGTGTTATACAATCTGAATCACAGGAGGCAATTGAGGTAACTAGAAATAGGCCTATGGCAAATGTGGATCCAGTTGCTGAACATCAGTCAAATGGTTTGCTTTGTGTTGATACGACAGAAAATCAAGTTGGATTAGAATTGTCTGGAACAGAATTAACAGCAGAG GATATGGATCTCATTGAGGTGCTTTGGAAACAAGACATTGATCTTGGAGTAAGTCGAGATGTCTTCGATGGAACAGCAGCCTCAGGAAATGACAAAGTTAAGCAGGTGGAACAGTTAAAATATCAAGAACTGGAA AAAGACAAAGAAACAGATACTGATGACTCATTGTCTTCTTTATACAACCCTTGGGAAGGACTTGCATATAGTATTGATTCTGAAACTg GTGAACATATTATTCCTACTTCACAGCCACAAAATGAGAGTATTGGTAAGGAGGTAGATGAACCCGAACATTTCACCCTTGAAGATGAAACTTTCCAACAAATTGCAGAGGAACTTAATAGATTGCCTGTAGAAGAAGCATTTAGATTGTTTAACAATGGAGCTTTTAACCATACTGATGAAAATGATAATTGTGAGACCTTGAGCTCGTTTCCTGATGTTTTGTCAGAAGATCAGGAAGACTTGATCCAAGAGTTGAAACAGTTTGATGATTTACTTTATAAAACCTGTGGTAATAATGAAGATAATGCAGAA CAAACAGACGTACATCCAAACATGCAGAACTGCTGGCAGAATTTTACATCTACTTTTCCATTTATGCCCATTGCTTCTGATGAATTAGGTCCAACATCATCACTGGATACTAAAAGCTATTTGTGTGAAAGTAATTCCAGTTTAGTTGAAATGTCGTTCGATACTCAAGAAAACATGAACAACCAGTACTCAGGGGTGCTGCTTCATAATGCTTCTTTGGGTCCACCAGCTCCTGACCTAACAGATTGTACTTATCCTGCTTATCCTCACA GTGACACATCTGATGTTGGATCAGCAGTAGCAACTTCTTTGTCTACTTTGGCAAATAGCACAAATCCCATGAGTGATGGAACAATTGGTGTGATGTATGAACAAGATTTTCCAGAGTTCATGTACCCAAACAATGCTAGTATGCCTACCACAACAAACCAGACAGAGTTATTCTTAACAGATTTGTTGACTGATGAAGGTTTGGAACCCATGGAAAAGGCTGTCTCTAATGAAA CAATTAGATATTCTACACACATGGAtgcaaaagagaaacaaattgaCACTCTTAGTGATTCAGCTGTTTCATTGATGGGCTCTGATTCTGTACCTTCTACACCTGATGTA GAATGGTTAGATTCCTGTTCAGATTCATCCTCTCACCATAATGATCAGGAGATTTCCTTCAACATGGAACTAAACCATTCACTGGCTCTGTCATCAGAGTTAAACAGAGGAGTGGATCCTGTAGATTTGTCTGGAACTAACCATCCACTTGTGGcccaaaaaaaatataaattttttggtCGCCGACTGCAAAAGTTTGAAAATCAG GGTTCTGATATTGAAGACCCTCACCCACCAGAACAGACAATCAAAAACCAAGAATACCTTACAGTAAATGATCAAGCTAAGATTTCTGCAAATAATCCACATCCTTATACTTCAACAAGTGGAGAAAAAAACTTAGAACATGACCTTGAAATCTGTTCTGCAAGTAGCTCAGGAAACAATCATGAAGACGGTATTCCCAGTTCTGCTCATCACAATCATACTTATCACTTACCACTGGATGAGAGAAACTGCTCACAGAAACCTATTATGAGGGACAAATTTAAAGCTCATCTTGAAGAGCAGAGTGAAAGAAAAACAGATGAAAGCAATGCAAGAGCCCTGAAGCTGCCCATTTCTGTGGATGAAATTATAAACCTTCCTatagatgattttaataaaaaagtttcaAACTATGAACTAAATGAACCACAGTTTGCATTGATTAGAGATATTCGGAGAAGAGGAaaaaacaaa GTGGCTGCTCGGAATTGTCGAAAAAGAAAACTGGATCAGATTATGGATCTTGAAAAGGAACTGAATTTGTTGCGTGATGAAAAAAATGAACTTAAGACAGAAAGACAGAGAATGTTGAGTTTTCGTCAACAAGCTCAGGACAAGTACACCCAGTTTTATGAGTATATTATGAAGGGGTCATCCACTGCTCCAGCTCCTCATGGCCCCCCAGATTTTGCCTCAACTTCTAGCCAAGAATTTGGATCATTTTCCATCTCTGGAAATAGTACACGAGAAGGTGATTCATCACCTGAAGACTGTAAAGGAGCTCGAATGAAGCGTAAAGCTAATAAAAAGTGA
- the LOC143237395 gene encoding uncharacterized protein LOC143237395 isoform X2, which yields MLQKIFPASVADSNIQSLSGKMQDMDLIEVLWKQDIDLGVSRDVFDGTAASGNDKVKQVEQLKYQELEKDKETDTDDSLSSLYNPWEGLAYSIDSETGEHIIPTSQPQNESIGKEVDEPEHFTLEDETFQQIAEELNRLPVEEAFRLFNNGAFNHTDENDNCETLSSFPDVLSEDQEDLIQELKQFDDLLYKTCGNNEDNAEQTDVHPNMQNCWQNFTSTFPFMPIASDELGPTSSLDTKSYLCESNSSLVEMSFDTQENMNNQYSGVLLHNASLGPPAPDLTDCTYPAYPHSDTSDVGSAVATSLSTLANSTNPMSDGTIGVMYEQDFPEFMYPNNASMPTTTNQTELFLTDLLTDEGLEPMEKAVSNETIRYSTHMDAKEKQIDTLSDSAVSLMGSDSVPSTPDVEWLDSCSDSSSHHNDQEISFNMELNHSLALSSELNRGVDPVDLSGTNHPLVAQKKYKFFGRRLQKFENQGSDIEDPHPPEQTIKNQEYLTVNDQAKISANNPHPYTSTSGEKNLEHDLEICSASSSGNNHEDGIPSSAHHNHTYHLPLDERNCSQKPIMRDKFKAHLEEQSERKTDESNARALKLPISVDEIINLPIDDFNKKVSNYELNEPQFALIRDIRRRGKNKVAARNCRKRKLDQIMDLEKELNLLRDEKNELKTERQRMLSFRQQAQDKYTQFYEYIMKGSSTAPAPHGPPDFASTSSQEFGSFSISGNSTREGDSSPEDCKGARMKRKANKK from the exons GATATGGATCTCATTGAGGTGCTTTGGAAACAAGACATTGATCTTGGAGTAAGTCGAGATGTCTTCGATGGAACAGCAGCCTCAGGAAATGACAAAGTTAAGCAGGTGGAACAGTTAAAATATCAAGAACTGGAA AAAGACAAAGAAACAGATACTGATGACTCATTGTCTTCTTTATACAACCCTTGGGAAGGACTTGCATATAGTATTGATTCTGAAACTg GTGAACATATTATTCCTACTTCACAGCCACAAAATGAGAGTATTGGTAAGGAGGTAGATGAACCCGAACATTTCACCCTTGAAGATGAAACTTTCCAACAAATTGCAGAGGAACTTAATAGATTGCCTGTAGAAGAAGCATTTAGATTGTTTAACAATGGAGCTTTTAACCATACTGATGAAAATGATAATTGTGAGACCTTGAGCTCGTTTCCTGATGTTTTGTCAGAAGATCAGGAAGACTTGATCCAAGAGTTGAAACAGTTTGATGATTTACTTTATAAAACCTGTGGTAATAATGAAGATAATGCAGAA CAAACAGACGTACATCCAAACATGCAGAACTGCTGGCAGAATTTTACATCTACTTTTCCATTTATGCCCATTGCTTCTGATGAATTAGGTCCAACATCATCACTGGATACTAAAAGCTATTTGTGTGAAAGTAATTCCAGTTTAGTTGAAATGTCGTTCGATACTCAAGAAAACATGAACAACCAGTACTCAGGGGTGCTGCTTCATAATGCTTCTTTGGGTCCACCAGCTCCTGACCTAACAGATTGTACTTATCCTGCTTATCCTCACA GTGACACATCTGATGTTGGATCAGCAGTAGCAACTTCTTTGTCTACTTTGGCAAATAGCACAAATCCCATGAGTGATGGAACAATTGGTGTGATGTATGAACAAGATTTTCCAGAGTTCATGTACCCAAACAATGCTAGTATGCCTACCACAACAAACCAGACAGAGTTATTCTTAACAGATTTGTTGACTGATGAAGGTTTGGAACCCATGGAAAAGGCTGTCTCTAATGAAA CAATTAGATATTCTACACACATGGAtgcaaaagagaaacaaattgaCACTCTTAGTGATTCAGCTGTTTCATTGATGGGCTCTGATTCTGTACCTTCTACACCTGATGTA GAATGGTTAGATTCCTGTTCAGATTCATCCTCTCACCATAATGATCAGGAGATTTCCTTCAACATGGAACTAAACCATTCACTGGCTCTGTCATCAGAGTTAAACAGAGGAGTGGATCCTGTAGATTTGTCTGGAACTAACCATCCACTTGTGGcccaaaaaaaatataaattttttggtCGCCGACTGCAAAAGTTTGAAAATCAG GGTTCTGATATTGAAGACCCTCACCCACCAGAACAGACAATCAAAAACCAAGAATACCTTACAGTAAATGATCAAGCTAAGATTTCTGCAAATAATCCACATCCTTATACTTCAACAAGTGGAGAAAAAAACTTAGAACATGACCTTGAAATCTGTTCTGCAAGTAGCTCAGGAAACAATCATGAAGACGGTATTCCCAGTTCTGCTCATCACAATCATACTTATCACTTACCACTGGATGAGAGAAACTGCTCACAGAAACCTATTATGAGGGACAAATTTAAAGCTCATCTTGAAGAGCAGAGTGAAAGAAAAACAGATGAAAGCAATGCAAGAGCCCTGAAGCTGCCCATTTCTGTGGATGAAATTATAAACCTTCCTatagatgattttaataaaaaagtttcaAACTATGAACTAAATGAACCACAGTTTGCATTGATTAGAGATATTCGGAGAAGAGGAaaaaacaaa GTGGCTGCTCGGAATTGTCGAAAAAGAAAACTGGATCAGATTATGGATCTTGAAAAGGAACTGAATTTGTTGCGTGATGAAAAAAATGAACTTAAGACAGAAAGACAGAGAATGTTGAGTTTTCGTCAACAAGCTCAGGACAAGTACACCCAGTTTTATGAGTATATTATGAAGGGGTCATCCACTGCTCCAGCTCCTCATGGCCCCCCAGATTTTGCCTCAACTTCTAGCCAAGAATTTGGATCATTTTCCATCTCTGGAAATAGTACACGAGAAGGTGATTCATCACCTGAAGACTGTAAAGGAGCTCGAATGAAGCGTAAAGCTAATAAAAAGTGA